GAGCTGTTCTCGGTTGTCTGGTTGGCTTAACCAGCGTTTCCTCCGGCTCTATGTTTGCCCTGGTTCTGGTGGGGTTCTTTCAACTGGATGCCCGCAAACTGGTTGGCACCGATATCTCCCAGGCCGCTATCCTGCTCAGTTTTACCTCCCTGGGGCACCTGAGTTTGGGCACTGTGGATTGGTCCCTGGTGGGAGCCATCTGGCTGGGGGCTATACCAGGCGTATGGTTAGGAGCCAAACTATGTCAGCTCGTTCCCCAGCGACCTTTGCAGGCTATGGTTTACAGCTTATTGATGGTGGCAAGCTGGAAACTAGTCACATGATACGTCTTGCAGCATTTCTAGACTTTCTCGCAAAAGTACTCCAGGCCCGCTGGCGATCGCTGCTGGTGCTTCTGTTTGGTGTCGGGTTTCCGGTGCTGGTTTTTGAACAACTGGCGGTAGCCGTCTGGCAATATCAGGGGGGCTTTCCCTGGGATGGCCCCTTGTTACTGGCGTTACACAGCACGACCCAATCTCAGCTTGATACCCTGGCCCTGATTCTGACCCGCCTGGGCAGTGTCTGGACCCTCTGGCCCCTGGCTCTGGGTCTGGCCCTGCTCTTGCTGGGGTTGCGCCGCTGGCGATCGCTGGCCTACCTGCTCGTGGCTCTATCAGGCAACATGGCGATCAACCGGATCGGGAAAGCCTTCTGGCATCGGGTGCGTCCCCATCTTTGGGAATCCATGACCCCAGAAACGGACTATGCTTTTCCCAGTGGCCACGCCATGACCAGTATGGCGATTGTGGCCATCCTGGCTGTGTTGCTGTGGCCCAGCCGCTGGCGTTGGCCAATCTTGCTGATCGGTACCGTCTATGTGATTACCATTGGCTGGACCCGGCTGTATCTGGGTGTTCACTTCCCCAGCGATATCCTGGCCGGTTGGATGGCGGCCCTG
This genomic stretch from Leptolyngbya sp. 'hensonii' harbors:
- a CDS encoding phosphatase PAP2 family protein, which translates into the protein MSARSPATFAGYGLQLIDGGKLETSHMIRLAAFLDFLAKVLQARWRSLLVLLFGVGFPVLVFEQLAVAVWQYQGGFPWDGPLLLALHSTTQSQLDTLALILTRLGSVWTLWPLALGLALLLLGLRRWRSLAYLLVALSGNMAINRIGKAFWHRVRPHLWESMTPETDYAFPSGHAMTSMAIVAILAVLLWPSRWRWPILLIGTVYVITIGWTRLYLGVHFPSDILAGWMAALAWSIGTSLMIRPHLTQFQALDEDSLTADEEELLSN